The DNA sequence GGCGGCCGCGCTGTTCGGGCGGATGCCGTACTGGCTGCCCTGCCTCGGGTCCCACGACGCCTTGCGGATGGGCGACGACGAGCGCGCCCTGCCGGCGGAGCGCCGCGGCTCCTTCGACGACTCCGTGGCCCACCTGCCGGAAACCTTCGCCTGGCTGGTGCTGGCCGAGCCCGTCCCGTACGAGCGGCTGGAACGGGAGCGCGCGGCGCTGTCCGTCCAACTGCCCCGGCTGCGCCAGCGGGAGAACTCCGAGGCCGACCGGGTGGCGGCCGAACGGGCCGAGGCCCGCTACCGCGAGCTGACGCGGGCGCTCGCCACCGGGGTGTGGACCGTACGCGTCCTGGTCGGTGCCGAGCGGCCCGAGTCCGCGCTCGCCTCCGCGGCCCTGCTGTGCGGTGCGGGTGACCTGGACGACCTGCCGTACGTCCTCGTGCCGACCCGCAGCCCCCTGCCCCTGGCGGACGCGCTGGCCGTGTCCACCCCCGCCGCCATCGGGTCCGGACCGCCGGGGGCCGCACCGTTCATCGCCACCGCGGAGCTGGTCGCGGCGCTCGCCAGGCCGCCGCAGCGCGAACTGCCCGGCATCCGTACGGTGACCCCGAACCGCTTCGACGTCACCGCCGACGACCCGGGGGAGGCCGCGACCGCGGACGGCTTCCTGATCGGCGACATCCTGGACGAGTCCCTGTCCGCCGCGGGCCGGCTCCACGTGTCGCGCTCGACCCTCAACCGGCACGCCTTCGTCTGCGGGGCCACCGGGTCGGGCAAGTCCCAGACGGTACGGAGCCTGCTCACCGCCCTGTCCACACACGAACGGCCGATCCCCTGGCTGGCGGTCGAGCCGGCCAAGGCCGAGTACGCGCGCATGGCCGGACGCCTCGCCACGGCGGGCGGTACGGAGGCGGCGCGCCGGGTCACCGTCATCCGGCCGGGGTCCGTGGACGTCCCGCCGGCTTCGCTCAACCCGCTGGAGCCGGAACCAGGATTCCCGCTCCAGAGCCACGTGGACCTCGTACGGGCCCTCTTCCTGGCGGCGTTCGAGGGACACGAGCCGTTTCCCCAGGTGCTGGCCCGGGCCTTGTCCCAGTGCTACACGGCGGCCGGGTGGGACCTCGTCACCGGCGAGCCGCGCCCGCCCCACAAGCCGAAGTACCTGCTGGACGAGCCCGACGAGCCCCGGACGGCGGTCTGCCCCACTCTCGGCGATCTCCAGTCGACCGCTCGGCAGGTCGTGGAGATGATCGGGTACGGCAAGGAGGTCACCGCCGACGTCAGGGGGTTCGTCGACGTCCGCATGGGCTCGCTGCGGGAGGGCACCCCCGGCCGGTTCTTCGAGGGCGGTCATCCGCTGGACATCGCCGGCCTGTTGTCCGGGAACGTGGTCCTCGAACTGGAATCGATCACGAACGACCAGGACAAGGCCTTCCTCATCGGCGCCGTACTGATCCGACTCGTCGAGCACCTGAGGGTCCACCACGGCGCGGGGGGCGTCCCGCTGCGCCACGTCCTGGTGGTGGAGGAGGCGCACCGGCTGCTCAAGAACGTCGAGGACGGACCCGCGGCCGCGGCCGTCGAACTCTTCGCCTCGCTCCTCGCCGAGATCCGTGCGTACGGCGAGGGCGTCGTCATCGTGGAACAGATACCCAGCAAGATCCTGCCCGACGTGATCAAGAACAGCGCGCTGAAGATCATGCACAGGCTGCCCGCGGAGGACGACCGCCGGTCCGTGGGCGCCACCATGAACCTCCAGCAGGAGCAGAGCGAGAACGTCGTCGCCCTCCCCCCGGGACGCGCCGCGGTGGCCGCCGACGGCATGGACCGGCCCGTGCTGACGGCGATCCCGCACGGTGAACACGACGAGAGCACCAAGGACGCATCGGCGGCGCCACCCCTGCTGGCCAGCCGCAGCCCGCTCTGCGGGGCCTCCTGCCGCCGTGAGCCCTGCACCCTGCGCACGATGAACGACTCCCACCACCGCTCGGTGATACCGCTCCACCTGATCTGGGTGGAAGTGGTCGCGATGGCCCAGGCGATGGGCATGGCCGCTCCCGAGCCGAGCGGGGCCGTCCGTTCCTCCCTGACGGCGCTTCCCGAGCGCGACCTGGAGTGCACCCTCGTGTACGTGGTGGAACGGGCCGTCGGCGCGCGCGAGTCCCTGATGCGGGACGAGGTCGACCCGGCGGACTTCGCGGGGCGGCTGTACGCGGTACTGTCCTGCGCGCTGCGCGGTGTGGAGCCACCGGACGGGGACCTGCGCCGCTACACGTACGCCAACTTCCGCTTCCGGGACGTGATCTCGTCCATCGCGCGGGCCCGGAAGGCGAACCCGGACGGCCCGCACAGCTACCCCGAGCACGCGGCGCAATGGGCGGCCCGCGGTCTGATCCTGACCGGGACCTCCGGGGCCGACCACCGCCTCCAGGTCCACGCCCTGCCCGGCTACGGGCCGGAGAAGGTCCACGCCAGGGTCGGTGACGTGGACCGCAGCGGCCTGCGGGACGCGGTGGCGGCGGTGACGGGCGGCACGACGCGGGAGCACGTCGCACGGGCCTTCGCACTGGCCTGCTCGGACGGGCCGCTGCTGAACGCGGTGGTGGCACAAGCGGCGGTACGCGTGGCGATGGTCTGCGCCGAGGGAAGGGAGACCCGCGCATGAGCGAGCTCGGCGGCGCGACCGACGCACCACCCCCTCCACCGCCCCCACCACCGCCGGCGGACGCGCAGGCTCCCCGGGACGGGGACGAGACGGATGAGGCGGGGACCGAGGACACCGGGACCCAGGACACCGCCCAGGAGGACCCGGACGCCGAAACCGCCGAGCCCGAACCCGAACCCGAGCCCGAACCGGACGACCTGCCCGCCCCCGCCACGGACCAGCCGGTGGACGGCAACCCCGGCATGCAGGAGACACAGGCGCAGGCCGACCAGCCGGAGCCCGAGCCGCCGTCGGCCGAGGAGAGCGCCCCGGACGCCCCCGCGGCCCCCGACGCCCCACCTGAGAACCCGGATTCCCCCACCCCGCAGGAGCCCGCCCCCGACGAACCGACCTCGGACGCCCCGGAGCCGGAGCCGGAACCCGAGCCGGAGCCGGAGCCGGAGCCGGAACCCGAGCCGGAGCCGGAGCCGGAACCCGAGCCGGAGCCGGAGCCGGAACCCGAGCCCGAGCCGGAGCCGGAGCCGGAACCCGAGCCCGAGCCGGAGCCGGAGCCGGAGCCCGAGCCCGAGCCGGAAACCCAACCCGAACCCGACGCCGTCCCGGAACCCGTGGCTGCCCCGGAACCCGAAGCCGAGCGCGTCCGCGAACCGCAGGCCGAAAAGGAGCCCGAACGGGAAGCGGAACCAGACGCCCGGGCACCGGAGGACGGCCGGCCCGTCGACCCGCCCGGGGACGTCCCGCCCGAGGAATCACCGGACGGGTCCGACCGTCCCGAGCGGGGCGAAGCCACAGACGGGGCACCGGACGAGGCCGCCCCGTCCGACCGGGCGGGCGTGCCCGAGCAGAGCGACGCGCAGGATCAGGACCCCGAAGAGGGAGCCGCCGTAGAGGGAACGGACGACCAGGCTTCACCTGTCGACGAAACCGCCGAGACCGTGGCGAAGGCCGCCGAAGGCGTGGGCAAGCTCGCGGTCGTCGCGACCGAGACCGCCGCGGAGATCGTGGGACAAGCGGTGAACGCCCTGGAAGGGGCCACAGCCGCCGCTTCCTTCGATTCCCGCGCTGACGCAACGGCTCGGGGATTCGCGGACGAAGCGAGCCCGGCGGATGCTCCCGCGGAACCGGCGGAACCAGGGGCGGATTCCGAAACACCCGGGCCCGACCGCGAGCCGGTCGAGGGTGGAGTCATGGACAGACTGAGGCAGCTCACGGGTAGGGGACCGGAGGCGGGCGTCGGCGAGCATCTGGCGCTCACGGCCGACCGCCCGGCCTTCCAGGATCCGACCCTGGCCCGGGAGCATGTTCCCGACCGCTACGGCACTCCTCTCGACCGCGCCGATGGCACGCGGATACCGCTCTTCGACGGTGATCCCGTACGCGAGCAGGCGAAGCAGGGAAGCATTCAGGATTGCGGCATCATCGCCACGTTCGGCGCAGTCGCCGCCCATCGCCCCGAAGCGATACGCGGATTGGTGTCAGAGACCGAGGACGGCAACTACGCGGTCAAGCTGCACGGGGTGGCCGAAGCCCCGGGCGACAGGTTCCTGCCCACAGGACGTGAGTTCAAGTTCACGGTGACACCCGAGCTTCCCGTATTCGATGCCGACCCCGGCAAACCTGCCTTCGCCGCCTCCGCGGACGGCGGAACGGCGTGGGCACCCATCATGGAGAAGGCGATCGCGGTCGGAGGCGACCACGGGTGGGACCGGCAGCGCCGTGCCCAGTGGGCCGAGAAGCATCAAATTGCCGACGCGCCCGAAACGACGGAGGGCTACGTCCGGCTCGAAAAGGGGAGCAGCGCAAGAGACCGTGCCGAACTGCTCACTCAGCTCACCGGCGAGCCTGCCGTCGTGATGGACTTCCCCGAACAGTACGACCGCCGTGGACGCAGTCCGGACGCGCAGCTCATCGGTGACATCCGGCAGCGGCTCGCCGACGGGAAGCCGGTGCTGGTCGGTACCCATCACCCCAGGGAGATCAACCACCCGCTGGAGAACGATCTCAAGAGGGAACACGCATACGAGGTGACCGAAGTGGACGACAGGGGAAGGTTCCACCTGCACAACCCCTTGGGCATCAACCACCCCGAGCCTTTGACGCTCGCACAGTTCAGGGCCAACATCCGGCCGCAGTATTCCACTTTGGAGTGACCACATGGCATCTGAGGTCTCCATCAGACGCGGTGCGCCGACACGGACTTCCATCGCCTTGTTCGACGTGATCGATGTGGATGCCCGTCCCGGCCTTCCTCTGACGGTCCGCCTCGGTTTCGACGACGGCGAAGAGCACCGGTACACCCTCGAACCAGGTGACACCTTCTCGGTCCGGGACGAAACGTGGGTGCTCGACCGTGTGGAAGACCCCGCCGGCAATTGGCGGGTGTTCATCCGCAGGGTCGAGTAGCGGTCCGAGCACCGCACGGCGGTGGAACCCACCGCGCACCGCGGGGTCCGGGCAACGTATGTGCGTCCCGTTCCCCGCGGCAGCGCCCGGTGCCGTCAACGGCAAGCCGCTAGGACCCCGAGATGCTCGGGGCGCCCGTCTCGATGTGGCCCGTGTAGCGGCGCGACCAGGTGCCGTCGGAGTCGGCGAGGACCGTGAAGTCGTACCAGCCGTTGTGGTAGGCGACGGCGTTGAAGTAGTCCTCGCGCGAGGAGTTCGCCGGCACCGTGTACGTCCACGGGCCGTCCGTGCGGTAGGCGTTCGCGCGGATGGTGAAGGTGACCGGCGAGGCCGAGGCGTTGGTCATCTTGAGGTAGAGCGCCGTCTTGCCGGTGCCCGGCTCCACCGCGAAGCGGGAGGCGACCTCGATCGACTTGCCCGCCTTCGACGCGTCGCCGATGAAGCGCCGCAGGAAGCGGTTCGGCCCGTACATCGAGATGTCGTACTTGCCGGAGCCGGAGCCCGTACCGATGTTGAAGTAGTCCGTCGACGTGGCGCCGACGTCCACCGTGTACTGCCAGGCGGCCGTGTCCCGGTGCTGGTGCGGGTGGATCGAGAAGTGCGCCGCCTGCTTCGCCTCGGCGCCCGCGTTCGTCATCGAGAACCAGGCGAGGATCTTGCCGCCCGACCCGAACTCGAATCGGTCCAGGTTCCCGTTGACCTGGTACGGAAGGGCTCGCGCGGGCCGGGTCCCGGCCTCCTGCACCGGCTGCGCGTTGTCCTGCGGCACCGGGTTGGGGAGCGGGCCGCAGGTGGCCTGGCCGATGACCTTGGCCGTGGAGGGGAGGCCGGCGGGAACCCCGTAGACCGGGTGCGCGAAGTCGAAGACGCCCGTCAGGTCGCCGGTGACCTTGCGGCGCCACGCGCTGATGTTCGGACAGTTCGCGGGGGTGCCGAGCGCGGCCGTCCACTTCTCCATGAAGCGCAGCACGGAGGTGTGGTCGAAGACCTCGGAGCTCACCCAGCCGCCGCGGGTCCACGGGGACATCACGATCATCGGGACGCGGAAGCCGAGCCCGATCGGGACGCCGTCGATGTACTCGCCGGCGGTGCCGGGCGGGGCGACGGGCGGCGGGACGTGGTCGAAGAAGCCGTCGTTCTCGTCGTAGTTGAGGAAGAGGGCGGTGGAGTCGAAGACCTCCGGGTTCGCCGAGAGCGCGCGGTAGACCAGGTCCACGAAGTGCGCGCCGTCGCCGGGCGGGGCGTACGGGTGTTCGGAGAAGGCCTCGTTCGCCACCACCCAGGAGACCTGGGGGAGGGTGCCGGCGACGACGTCCGCGCGGATGGCGGCGGCGATGTCGTCGGGGGTGGAGCCGGTGACCTTGGGGACGGAGCCCATGCCGCGGTCCCACAGGGGGTTGCCGGGGGCGGCGTCCGTGAACTTCTTGAAGTAGGCGAGGCCGTTGTCCCCGTAGTTGTCCTGGGCGTTCTGGTACACCTTCCAGCTCATGCCGGCCCGCTGGAGGGCCTCCGCGTACGTCTCCCAGGTCAGCCCGGACTCGTCGCCGCCGTCCTTGCTGCCCGCGTCGATCTTGCCGCTCCACAGGAAGGTGCGGTTGGGGCCGGTCGCGCTCAGGGTGGAGCAGAAGTAGGCGTCGCAGATCGTGTAGTTGTCGGCGAGGCCGTAGTGGAACGGGATGTCGCCGCGGTCGAGGTACCCGAGGGTGCGGGTGTTGCCGACGCCGGTGACGAAGTTGTCCATGCGGCCCTTGTTCCAGGCCGCGTGCTGCGAGGTCCAGCTGTGCGGGAGGTCGCCGTTGCACTGGGCGAGGGTCTCACCGTCGACGCCGCCCACCGGCGGGGTGGAGCTGAGCTTCCACGGGTACTGCCGGCCGCCCCAGTTGGGCTGGTTGAACATGCCCCAGCCGCCCGGGATGTTGCCGGCCGCGCGGTCGCCGAAACCGCGGACACCCTTCAGCTTGCCGAAGTAGTGGTCGAAGCTGCGGTTCTCCTGCATCAGGATCACCACGTGCTTCACGTCGGTGATCGTGCCGGACGCGGTGGCCGCGGCCGCCGAGGTCGGCGCGATCGCGGGCAGGGTCGCCCCTGCCATCAGCCCGGCGCCGATTCCCACGAATCCTCTGCGGCTGATAGGTGTCACTGGCTGCTCGCCTCCAACTCAAGTGCCCCGCTGGCACATTGACGGCAAGAGTGGCGGTAGCCGCGCCAAAGGTCTA is a window from the Streptomyces sp. NBC_01244 genome containing:
- a CDS encoding ATP-binding protein; amino-acid sequence: MTGAFGAPPGPPAGPPDLAAYRFHRLLTVPRRPEDPRAEDRTAAQLTAAVTAAHAVLGHLGAQNPHDGPPVGLAAAWIRPGAHQPMHFLVGGAPYFPPAGQEPHAADEHPLSYPPGATARAVPAGEAAALFGRMPYWLPCLGSHDALRMGDDERALPAERRGSFDDSVAHLPETFAWLVLAEPVPYERLERERAALSVQLPRLRQRENSEADRVAAERAEARYRELTRALATGVWTVRVLVGAERPESALASAALLCGAGDLDDLPYVLVPTRSPLPLADALAVSTPAAIGSGPPGAAPFIATAELVAALARPPQRELPGIRTVTPNRFDVTADDPGEAATADGFLIGDILDESLSAAGRLHVSRSTLNRHAFVCGATGSGKSQTVRSLLTALSTHERPIPWLAVEPAKAEYARMAGRLATAGGTEAARRVTVIRPGSVDVPPASLNPLEPEPGFPLQSHVDLVRALFLAAFEGHEPFPQVLARALSQCYTAAGWDLVTGEPRPPHKPKYLLDEPDEPRTAVCPTLGDLQSTARQVVEMIGYGKEVTADVRGFVDVRMGSLREGTPGRFFEGGHPLDIAGLLSGNVVLELESITNDQDKAFLIGAVLIRLVEHLRVHHGAGGVPLRHVLVVEEAHRLLKNVEDGPAAAAVELFASLLAEIRAYGEGVVIVEQIPSKILPDVIKNSALKIMHRLPAEDDRRSVGATMNLQQEQSENVVALPPGRAAVAADGMDRPVLTAIPHGEHDESTKDASAAPPLLASRSPLCGASCRREPCTLRTMNDSHHRSVIPLHLIWVEVVAMAQAMGMAAPEPSGAVRSSLTALPERDLECTLVYVVERAVGARESLMRDEVDPADFAGRLYAVLSCALRGVEPPDGDLRRYTYANFRFRDVISSIARARKANPDGPHSYPEHAAQWAARGLILTGTSGADHRLQVHALPGYGPEKVHARVGDVDRSGLRDAVAAVTGGTTREHVARAFALACSDGPLLNAVVAQAAVRVAMVCAEGRETRA
- a CDS encoding DUF6406 domain-containing protein, which translates into the protein MASEVSIRRGAPTRTSIALFDVIDVDARPGLPLTVRLGFDDGEEHRYTLEPGDTFSVRDETWVLDRVEDPAGNWRVFIRRVE
- a CDS encoding phosphocholine-specific phospholipase C; the encoded protein is MTPISRRGFVGIGAGLMAGATLPAIAPTSAAAATASGTITDVKHVVILMQENRSFDHYFGKLKGVRGFGDRAAGNIPGGWGMFNQPNWGGRQYPWKLSSTPPVGGVDGETLAQCNGDLPHSWTSQHAAWNKGRMDNFVTGVGNTRTLGYLDRGDIPFHYGLADNYTICDAYFCSTLSATGPNRTFLWSGKIDAGSKDGGDESGLTWETYAEALQRAGMSWKVYQNAQDNYGDNGLAYFKKFTDAAPGNPLWDRGMGSVPKVTGSTPDDIAAAIRADVVAGTLPQVSWVVANEAFSEHPYAPPGDGAHFVDLVYRALSANPEVFDSTALFLNYDENDGFFDHVPPPVAPPGTAGEYIDGVPIGLGFRVPMIVMSPWTRGGWVSSEVFDHTSVLRFMEKWTAALGTPANCPNISAWRRKVTGDLTGVFDFAHPVYGVPAGLPSTAKVIGQATCGPLPNPVPQDNAQPVQEAGTRPARALPYQVNGNLDRFEFGSGGKILAWFSMTNAGAEAKQAAHFSIHPHQHRDTAAWQYTVDVGATSTDYFNIGTGSGSGKYDISMYGPNRFLRRFIGDASKAGKSIEVASRFAVEPGTGKTALYLKMTNASASPVTFTIRANAYRTDGPWTYTVPANSSREDYFNAVAYHNGWYDFTVLADSDGTWSRRYTGHIETGAPSISGS